In Cydia fagiglandana chromosome 9, ilCydFagi1.1, whole genome shotgun sequence, a single window of DNA contains:
- the LOC134667133 gene encoding uncharacterized protein LOC134667133: MGTLPSQRVTPDFPFISVGVDFAGPFMITDRHGRGCKITKCYLAIFVCFRYKCLHLEAVSTLSTDSFILSLRRFISRRGRPREIFCDNGRNFLGAAKEISDYLTSNSDTVCNFAANEGIQFKFQPAYAPHFGGLWEAGVKSAKFHLNRILGNAHLTYEELATLFSQVESILNSRPLCPLSSSPNDFQPLTPGHFIIGRALTSLPSPHLADINPNRLDRFQRLEALRQHFWRRWQMEYVCELQQRTKWRVPGRALQLGDLVLIKEENTLPLHWRLGRVAKLFPVADGISRVAEVATVTGTYKRGVKYLCPLLDETHEALKADASKGPQDVSAPTTEGEAGTVHR; the protein is encoded by the coding sequence ATGGGCACTCTGCCTTCTCAGCGCGTAACGCCTGATTTTCCCTTTATTAGTGTCGGCGTAGACTTCGCAGGTCCGTTTATGATTACGGACAGGCATGGCAGAGGTTGCAAAATAACAAAGTGCTATTTAGCTATATTTGTTTGTTTCCGGTACAAATGTTTGCATTTAGAGGCAGTAAGCACGCTGTCGACGGATTCTTTCATTCTTTCGCTGCGACGTTTTATCTCTCGCAGAGGGCGACCTCGCGAGATCTTCTGCGATAATGGACGTAATTTTTTAGGAGCGGCCAAGGAAATTAGCGATTACCTTACTTCAAACTCAGACACGGTTTGCAATTTTGCAGCAAATGAGggaatacaatttaaatttcaaCCGGCATATGCTCCTCACTTTGGTGGTTTGTGGGAAGCAGGAGTCAAATCGGCAAAATTTCACCTCAATCGTATATTAGGTAACGCTCATTTAACATATGAGGAATTGGCAACTCTCTTTAGTCAGGTGGAGTCCATCCTGAATAGTCGTCCCTTGTGTCCTTTGTCGTCCTCTCCAAACGATTTCCAACCCTTAACCCCAGGTCACTTCATCATCGGCCGCGCGCTCACTTCGTTGCCGTCGCCCCACCTCGCGGATATAAACCCAAACCGTTTAGATAGGTTTCAGAGGCTCGAGGCATTAAGACAGCACTTCTGGCGGCGCTGGCAAATGGAATACGTCTGCGAGCTCCAGCAACGGACGAAATGGCGTGTTCCAGGACGAGCTCTTCAACTGGGTGACCTGGTCCTAATCAAGGAAGAGAATACTCTTCCACTGCACTGGCGGCTTGGACGAGTCGCCAAATTGTTTCCTGTCGCTGACGGGATTTCGCGAGTAGCTGAAGTTGCTACTGTAACGGGCACCTATAAACGAGGTGTGAAGTACCTCTGCCCTCTGCTGGACGAGACCCATGAAGCCTTGAAGGCTGACGCCTCCAAGGGCCCCCAGGATGTTTCGGCTCCTACCACCGAAGGGGAAGCGGGGACCGTACACCGCTAA